AGCCCATAGATTGTGGAGTGATGAGACCTGGAATTCTCTAAAATCAGTAGCTCTAAAGCTTTAAGAGCACATGAAAATGGACTAACACACGTTGCTAAGACATACATTGTTGGGCCTTAAACCCAGGGttttgattcagtagatctgaTGTGGATCCCCACAATTTGCAATTCTAAAAAGTTCTTAgatgatgctgctggtctggggaccacacttacAGAAGCACTGTTTCATATTTAAGAATCTTTCAGTGACAAGGAAGTAATGATTATTGGGCTAGCATTTCCCTAGATTCTGAGCACATTGCTGgacttttaatgaaatatatacatatactataaataaatatcttaaatataatATCTCCTAATATTAAACTGGGTGCaagattatattttttataagaaaaaatataacttctggaaaaagaaacagtagaaaaagcaaaatgttaaagTTATGGCATTGAAATGCCTTATGTAATAAAGTACTATGTTCTTGACAGTACTTAAaggctctttctttttctttgttgataTTTATAATACTGAGTGTATATTTTTGCCAATATAAACCAAAAAGTGCAAGGTCTgcaacatttgtgtgtgtgtgtgagtgagtgagtgagagagagagatgaagggaCAGAAACAGAGAGGAAGGTGTTTCCAGGTGTTCTTTCTAAACTGGTAGAAGCAGCATAAAGTTAGAATGGATCTTAAAAAGTCAGAGAGCTAAGTAGCCATATAACAATGCAACCACTAGAGACTCTTATTTTACCAATAACAGAAATGATGGTTAATATCAAGTAATGATATGTATATTAATACAGTAATCTATGCttacaggtggcgctagtggtaaagaatccacctgcaatgcaggagatataagagccccagggttcaatccctgggtaggaaagattccctagaggaggaaatggcaacccactcccgtattcttagagaatcccatggacagaggaacccagtgggctacagtccatgggtcgcaaagagtcgaactcaactgagcatctgagcgcTGGGGCAGCAATCTATGCCCAGTACTTTGCAAATTCATGGAATTTAATCTTCATGACAACTCTGAGTAAGGAACTGTAGCTACTGTTAATGTCTCTGTTATCTAAGGGAAGGAACTGAGGCTTAAAGGTTAAGAAAATCACCCAAGTCCCACAGCTAGCTCATTTGAGAAGCCAGGATTTAAAGTCAggctgtctggctccagagttgCGCTCTTAAGCATGAGATGACATTGCCTCAGTGGAGAGATATGTAAATCTTTCATTGCTAGGGACTATTTTATTTTGGCCTTAGGTTTGTACAAGGGTCCATCAACTAGTTTGATTTGAGTATTGCATTTATCTGATCTCGGGTTCTGCTAACAAGGACTGTGATGTCATCAGGAACCAATCAGAGCTTCTGATCTGCATGCCTTCTGCTCAGCATTAACACACTGAGTTGATATCATTCCagcaaaaaaggaaagcaatgtGCTATTTTATTTGGCACATATCACCTCTTCCTGGCAAATGTACTGGTGGCACTAggctttttaaaagactgaaaataattcCCAGacacccattcatttattcatccacaGTTGTTTATCAAGCACACAGTACGTCCCAGGTAGGATGTGGAGGATGGAGGGATTTGGAAGGCAGATGTGGTCCCTACTTTGTTGCTTCTTTCAGACTAAACCTAAAGGGTGAAGGCAACTGGGCTCAGAAATGAGCTCTCTAAAATCAAGCATGCTTGATCATTGAGTAACTGTGTTTTTCCAGGATGAAATGAGATTTGCCAGACTTTTCTCAATTGGGGACAGCATTAGAGTTGTCCaacctctccctctttttttctgtttttggtggCACCACGTGGCAtgtagatcttagttccctgacctgggatggaaTCCGTGCCCCCTgtaatggaagcatggagtcttaaccactggaccaccagggacgttccTGACCTCTCCCTCTTTACCCGCTGTGAGTTGCTTAGgatatttcaatatattaaagagagagaaaaaaaaaaaaaaaaggtaaactcCTCTACTGGAGCTGACCACAGAGCCAACTAACATCACAGAGATCTGCTAATGCACAGAGCCAACTAACATCACAGAGATCTGCTAATGCACAGGGCCCAGTGAGCAAGGCCACCTCCTGTCATGGGAGGCTTCCCCCAGGTTTGTACCTTGTCTGCCGGCTGCCTGTGCTCTTGGTCACAGGGCCGCACCACGCAGAGCCGGGTCTGCTTCACCATCTCACAGTGAGGATTCCTGTTGGTGACGCGGGTGGAAAAGCCCGTGCCGCAGCTCTTGGAACATGCACTCCACTCTGTGGTCTGTTCGATGCAGTTGATACTTGAGTCCGAGACTGCAACTCCTAGAGTGGCTTCTGTCCTGTAGGCTGTGGGATTTTGCAATAAAGACAGCACTATTGAGTGAAACATGGGCATGGCAGAGTGGTCCTTTTGACCATCATTAGAAAAAGCATTTCATCCAATCAGGTGCTTTCAGGTGCTTTCAGGGGATATACCTGAAACTCTGTATTTATAAGCCCCAAACAGGTAGCACAATGCCTAGCACACAGTTGACCTTCAAGAAATCTTTGTGGAATGACTGTCCGATTTGTTCACGAGTTTAGGAGAACCCGTCTTTGAGACGCTTAGTAGTTTTAAGAATATAGCACCATATAGCATCAAGAATCATTCCATAAACTGTACTGAAATCACATGATTTCAACATGTGATTTTTGTCTAGAAAGATGATCAGTTAAAAATTGTAATTGGATGAGAAAGTAGAACCAACCAACTCAAAATAGTGATGAAAGTAAAACTCTGCCTTAGTGAGGTGCAACTGGTTGTCTGGGTTGTGGGATACAATCACTTTCAGACAGTTCAGTCTCAATACTTAATATGCTGGCCTTAATATGCTGGGCACATCTCCTCCCTTACATGGCAATTTTCCTATCTGTAAGGCATGGCTGATAATTCCTGACTTCAGAAAGACTGTAAAGTTCTGTGTCCTGCCAGTGTAAATAATCTGGCTGACTAATGGCTTCCAAAATATTCTCTACTGGATCTTGAATTTttgctcttcaaaaaaaaaaaaaaaaaaagtcatctcctTTATGAgccaaaacaaaaggaaaagcaaacaaagatcCTAAAGTGTTACTTGATCCTTCCTACAGCATCTGGAAAGGTGGCATTTCTCCGTGACACTTGTCCAGGGATGGCATTCCTTAGGGGAGATAGTCTTAAGAGTGCACAGGTAGTTGACAGAATCCAGAAAAGAAAGAGCTATCACCAGGCCCTTTGCAAATGACCTAAAAGGCATTCCCCTTGAATTGATGGACTTCCCCTttggctcatatggtaaaaaatctacctgcaatgtgggaaacctgggttcaatccctgggttgggaagatcccctggggaagggaatggctaaccgcTCCCATagtcttggctggagaattccatgaacagaggagcctggagagctacagtccatggcgctgcaaagagttggacatgactgagtgactcacataAACTGACTCTTGCCATAAATATAGAAGCTGTATCAATTGTGTGTTTTGCATAAAGTTGCCAAAACATACCTTTGCAATGTTAATAAGGGTCAAGTGAGacaaactaaaatataaatagtaGTCATGTAATAAGACTACAAAAATCACTCCTATGACTCAAAAGAACCACTGAGCATGACTCTTCTTCAGGAGAGGCTGTGTGCATACTTCAATAACTTGGCTGGTATTCCCACACGTGATGTGTCTAATCTCCATGGGCCAGCTGGACTCCACGAATGAATGGCCAGAAACTGAAACTGCTTTCTCACTACAAATCCCAAAGAGCACACATACTTACTGCCTGCATTTATTCCTGTGCTGGGATTGTTAAATTCAGGTATGTTGAATTTCTTACCTGGAAGGGTCTGGAGGTCCCCTAATGTCCCCGTCTCATTGGAGTCACAGATCCACTTTTCACAGCACTCCCCCGGCACTTTAACTTTTCTGGGAGCTGGGCAGTCGGGCTGGGGCAGTAGCAGGTCCTCTTCACAGCGGGGCACACAGCCAACCTGTCCATCTTGGCAGGCGCACTGGTATTTGCAACTTGGCTGGAAGGTCTCCCCACTCTGGTAGATGACTCCATCGAACACACAGTTGTCTCCTTCTACCGCTAGAATAATGGGGAAGAAGAGCATAGAAggaagggccttccctggtggctcagacggtacaaaacctgcctgcaatgcaggagacccgggttcgatccctgggccgggaaggtcccctggagaaggaaatggcaacccattccagtattcttgcctgggaaatcccatggaaagaggagcctggcgggctacagtgatTATTAATAGGGTGGTGAAGAGTCTTGGGGAAGAAGAGccgagagggaaggggagagaaaaaaaaaaagaacaggatgcACTGGCGAAGCTATAGAAGATGCACAGCACATGTCCCAAACcccaatttattcttttttctagttgAAGGCATCTGGTTGCTGATCTATCACCAGTAGAGAGATATCCTCATGCAGCTtcccagaggaaaaagaaacactcAAGACCACCCAGTCCTGCCACTCATGTTACGGACAAAGAGGAGCCCAACCGTGAAGTGACACTCCCAAGGTCCCACAGCTTTTGCTCCCAATGAAAAGGTCATTTTGCAAGAACCTCCTTAGATTCTCCTACTCCAGGAGCTCAGAATGAAAAAGCTAAAAGACTATCCCAACCCCCATCATCCAGGGAGGTGGGGACAGCCTCCAACTAAATGGTACACCAGGTGGGAAATTGATCCCGGACTGATTGAGTTTCACCAGCTCGATCTTACTCACAACTCAGACAGGGGTTCCATAGGtcccaggagaggaggggctgCTTTGGCTCAGACGGGACAATGACAGGTGTGAAAACAAGCCGGAATGGCTACAGTTGGGGGAACTCTGAACTGTGAGTAAGCCCAAGTTTCCATCACCCCCCAAGCGTCCCCTGGAAACGTGGATAGGAAATGACTTCACTGGCCCTTAACTCTGCTCTGCTCCCGGTCTATTTGGATTCTTCTCTAGGGAGGCAAGTGACCGACGCTTCTCACCTCCGCAGGAGGGCAGGTTTCCTTCGAGCTTCTGgctctcccccaaaccccacgAGACCCCAGACCAACCCTGGCACAGGTGCTCCATAAACATCAACTAGGGCATCACTATTAGTCCTTGCGCATCACCCTGGGGGaacaaagagaggagaggaaagaggggacAGCTCCGCATTGGAGAGACAGGAGGTcaggtggcggggtgggggcaggtttACCCATGCAGATGCCAGTCTGGGCGCTGGGGTCCGCTCTGCGGTCGCAGAAGAGGCCGCGGCTCTCCTCGCAGGGCAGCAGCTCGGAGCAGCTCTCGCCGCGCTGACGAGCGCACACCAGGCAGCAGGAGCAGTCGTCCAGCACCGCCCTCACCCCGGGGGCGCAGGCCGGCGGCTTTGGGGGGCACGTGGCCGGGCACGAGGATGGGCAACGCTCAGCCGCAGCGACCTGGGGGCGGGCAAGACCAGAAGGAGAAGCTTCTCGTCAGGGACCTGGAAAGCCGagtgagccagggatcgaacagggGTTTTGCTCAGAAAGTGACCAGAGGCACCTGGCGAGTGCGCCACTCACCTGTCCCAGGAGATGGAGGAGCAGGAAAGCCAGGCAGAGGCACTGCTTGGGCAGACCGATACTCTGGCTCTGCGCACCCTGCATGTTCAGGCTTTCCCGGGTCGCTCACCCACGCCTTTTCCAGGTCGGAGATTGGCTCCGCTCGCCCCGCTCCAGGTTGGGCTCGCCCCCGGCCAGCGCCACAGCGCAGGTTTTATAGCGCGCTCCTAGGACGCTCACAAGCCGGTTGGCTGCCGCTCAGGCAGGAGGCGGGGGGACCGGCGGGGTGGGGAATGGAACGAACCCCGGGGTTGCCATAGCAATTGGCTGTGGGTGCCGCTCTCCTTTGGGCGCGGCCCTGGGGCctgcgtgtgcctgtgtgtggcGACTGGCTTTTCCCAGAGCTCCGGGCGGGGCTGGGTGGAGGCCCGGGGCCAGGACCCAGAGCTCGCCGAGCGCGTGGGAAGGAAACGCCCGTTTCCTCCTGGAAGCGGCTGCGCCTTCCCCCAGGACTAAGACACCGCCACTCCCCATCACGCTTCTCCGCCTGGCCGTTTCCAGCCGGGTTGCAAACGTGGGGCTCCCCTAAAGGGGTGTCTGATGTTTGCGACCATCTGTGGGGGGTTGGCGAGAGGCCCAGGAGTTTAGTCATAAAGGAAGCACGTGCAAGTTTGTCACTGTTTAGGGCACGCTCGCTCTGAGTGTGGAGAGCTGGGGagcggggggagggaggaaaggggaaaCCGGAGGGAGAAAGTAGTGGGGGCGGGGTGCAGAAAACCGAAGTCAAAGTTAGGATGGGGGATGCTATTGGCCAAAAGgcaaagttgttgttgttgttattcatttttatttatttggctgtaacAGGTCTTAGGTGCAGCTCGCGGTATCTTATATTGTGGTATGTGCGATCTAGTTCCCAGGGGGGACCAGGGTTCAAAGCCCCGACCCCAGAgagttagccactggaccactacggAAGTCCCAAGGTAGAGTTCTTTTGACTCTATAATCATTTCAAGCCCTGCTGATTCTTAAACCCCCAATTCGGCAGATTTGGTTGAAATCAAGTAAAACATAATAGAATGAAAATATGAGAGCCTGAGGTACATAAAAAAATGTCCATTCTTGTAGAGAAAAAACTTGAAACACCTGTGGTATCTTGCCTCCCGTGAAAGGGCACCTGTCAGACTATAAGAGCCTGTGAGGGTGTTTAAGATGGCTTCAGCTCAGTCCCTGTCAAAACCTCAGCAAATTAAGGAAGGACTGGGAAAGGTACTTCCTTTCCTGAACTGGCATTCCAGGACATCAAATCCTCTTCCACCTGGCACCTactttcaaaaaattcaaaaaatgactGCGGGGAACTCTTGTCATCTCTCATGAGAAAGAACAGTTTGTCCCAAAGGTGACAGTGCTGGACGGTATTCAAAACATCTCAGTCCTGTATTTCAGCCTTGCTGCTGCCTCTGGGATCACCGTGTCCACCTCCTTTGGGGGTAGCCCTGTTGGAAAGCCACTTTTCAGGAAAATTATACTGGCTTATGAGGGAACTTTAGGCTTTGAAAGGAAGCAAATTTCTTCTACATCATCCATCTCCAACATGAAGGAGATCAAAGGCAGCTCGTGTAAGGGGCCAGGTCTGCCCCTGCCACACCTACCTTCCACGGTGAAATCATCCCCAGCCCCTTCAGAGTAGTTCTC
Above is a genomic segment from Odocoileus virginianus isolate 20LAN1187 ecotype Illinois chromosome 15, Ovbor_1.2, whole genome shotgun sequence containing:
- the CCN3 gene encoding CCN family member 3 encodes the protein MQGAQSQSIGLPKQCLCLAFLLLHLLGQVAAAERCPSSCPATCPPKPPACAPGVRAVLDDCSCCLVCARQRGESCSELLPCEESRGLFCDRRADPSAQTGICMAVEGDNCVFDGVIYQSGETFQPSCKYQCACQDGQVGCVPRCEEDLLLPQPDCPAPRKVKVPGECCEKWICDSNETGTLGDLQTLPAYRTEATLGVAVSDSSINCIEQTTEWSACSKSCGTGFSTRVTNRNPHCEMVKQTRLCVVRPCDQEHRQPADKKGKKCLRSIKSLKAIHLQFENCTSLHTYKPRFCGICSDGRCCTPHNTKTIQVEFQCSPGQILKKPVMVIGTCTCHNNCPHSNSSFL